Proteins encoded within one genomic window of Schaalia sp. HMT-172:
- a CDS encoding AGE family epimerase/isomerase encodes MNAPWNNEDLRRAFDADFDALVAFASRSKARVGFAFLRADGHVDLGRPLDARISARMTHVFALAQMRGTEGAAHLVSHGLAALTGPLRAANGSWYAEVVPTSETSATPVPRAVSSQRAQSAMIGAAAAALLAGHEEARALLADLDRDQDQRWWDPRSGSVREEIEAATGARSPLRRLSTNLDTAQAYLAAWEATGERAWFDRARSILRLVGEIAARCGFALPDLYDEEWRPLPASADQAPVELIRPGDTLPGLGFKAARLIGQVYAILIHMGEKPGPWMLDTATALYERALADGWTDEGVGGIVYTLDPVGVVAAPQRMHWVVCEAASAARVLAEVVDPSRAQNMAVDYARAIAWADSHARAGVGRWIHEIAPDGSVSMRVWEGRPDALTAARMLARGSAPIYLTVTGATARAGAPSPHGRSAA; translated from the coding sequence ATGAACGCCCCCTGGAACAATGAGGATCTACGCCGCGCTTTCGACGCCGACTTCGACGCGCTCGTCGCCTTCGCGTCCCGGTCAAAGGCCCGGGTCGGCTTCGCATTCCTGCGCGCCGACGGACACGTCGATCTCGGGCGGCCCCTGGACGCCCGCATCAGCGCCCGCATGACCCACGTCTTCGCCCTCGCACAGATGCGCGGCACCGAAGGAGCCGCCCACCTCGTCTCCCACGGCCTCGCCGCCCTGACCGGGCCGCTGCGGGCGGCAAACGGCTCCTGGTACGCCGAGGTCGTCCCCACCTCCGAGACCAGTGCGACGCCGGTTCCACGCGCCGTTTCCTCCCAGCGCGCCCAGTCCGCCATGATCGGAGCGGCAGCCGCCGCCCTCCTCGCGGGCCACGAGGAGGCTCGCGCCCTCCTCGCGGACCTCGACCGCGACCAGGACCAGCGCTGGTGGGACCCGCGCAGTGGCTCCGTGCGCGAAGAGATCGAGGCCGCGACCGGCGCGCGCTCGCCCCTGCGGCGCCTATCCACCAACCTCGACACCGCGCAAGCCTACCTAGCCGCCTGGGAAGCGACGGGGGAGCGCGCCTGGTTCGACCGCGCCCGCTCGATCCTGCGCCTCGTCGGCGAAATCGCCGCGCGCTGCGGCTTCGCCCTCCCCGACCTCTACGACGAGGAATGGCGACCCCTGCCCGCCTCGGCCGACCAGGCCCCCGTCGAGCTCATCCGCCCCGGCGACACGCTCCCCGGCCTCGGATTCAAGGCCGCCCGCCTCATCGGGCAGGTGTACGCGATCCTCATCCACATGGGGGAAAAGCCCGGACCGTGGATGCTCGACACCGCGACCGCGCTCTACGAGCGCGCGCTCGCCGACGGGTGGACGGACGAGGGCGTGGGCGGCATCGTCTACACCCTCGACCCCGTCGGCGTCGTCGCCGCTCCCCAGCGCATGCACTGGGTCGTGTGCGAGGCCGCCAGCGCCGCCCGCGTCCTCGCCGAGGTCGTGGACCCCTCGCGCGCACAGAACATGGCCGTCGACTACGCGCGAGCCATCGCCTGGGCCGACTCCCACGCGCGCGCCGGCGTCGGGCGCTGGATCCACGAAATCGCCCCCGACGGCTCCGTCTCCATGCGCGTGTGGGAAGGACGCCCCGACGCCCTCACCGCCGCCCGCATGCTCGCCCGCGGCTCCGCCCCGATCTACCTCACCGTCACGGGAGCAACCGCCCGGGCCGGCGCCCCCTCGCCCCACGGTCGAAGCGCCGCCTGA
- a CDS encoding MerR family transcriptional regulator produces MPRAILATSAHVDRSRTVSSVADELGVSASTLRTWERRYGLGPERREAGSRRRYQPEDVERLRAMVNHVHAGLPAAEAAKRALADVSARPASSPLNAAQLRSVALADNLPRLEAALEAAVASHGLVHTWSRFVEPTLKSLRSTPGGDPVGCPPALMLLNAFQRVCRSVHLSRPARSLVGGDRVALIADALHETPAQVIGVALAWYGCDVRLLSSENYGGVRAADRFREYVRAGVPALTVVLGHGPACADTIRELNARYGGPTIVVGADAPDVLAPHVQRVRTISACVEEALALLAPHADLQLVGRS; encoded by the coding sequence ATGCCACGAGCCATACTGGCCACCAGCGCGCACGTCGACCGCTCCCGCACCGTGTCCTCCGTCGCCGACGAACTCGGCGTCTCCGCCTCCACCCTGCGCACCTGGGAACGCCGCTACGGCCTCGGCCCCGAAAGGCGCGAAGCCGGATCGCGACGCCGCTACCAACCCGAGGACGTCGAACGCCTGCGTGCCATGGTCAACCACGTGCACGCGGGACTACCCGCCGCCGAGGCCGCCAAGCGCGCCCTCGCCGACGTCTCCGCGCGCCCCGCCAGCAGCCCCCTCAACGCCGCGCAGCTGCGTTCCGTCGCCCTCGCCGACAACCTCCCGCGCCTCGAGGCCGCACTCGAAGCCGCCGTCGCCAGCCACGGCCTCGTCCACACGTGGTCGCGCTTCGTCGAACCCACCCTCAAATCCCTGCGCTCCACCCCCGGCGGCGACCCCGTCGGATGCCCGCCCGCCCTCATGCTGCTCAACGCCTTCCAGCGCGTGTGCCGCTCCGTCCACCTCTCGCGCCCCGCCCGTTCCCTCGTCGGCGGCGACCGCGTCGCCCTCATCGCCGACGCCCTCCACGAAACCCCCGCCCAGGTCATCGGCGTCGCCCTCGCCTGGTACGGATGCGACGTGCGCCTCCTGTCCAGCGAAAACTACGGGGGCGTGCGCGCCGCCGACCGCTTCCGCGAATACGTGCGAGCCGGAGTGCCTGCCCTCACCGTCGTCCTCGGCCACGGCCCCGCCTGCGCCGACACCATCCGCGAACTCAACGCCCGCTACGGCGGCCCCACCATCGTCGTAGGCGCCGACGCCCCCGACGTCCTGGCCCCCCACGTGCAGCGGGTGCGCACGATCAGCGCCTGCGTCGAAGAAGCCCTGGCCCTCCTGGCACCTCACGCCGACCTGCAACTCGTCGGACGGTCCTAA
- the groES gene encoding co-chaperone GroES, whose product MSISIKPLEDRIVIRQVEAEQTTASGLVIPDTAKEKPQEGEVIAVGPGRVDDNGNRIPVDVKVGDVVIYSRYGGTEVKYEGQEFQILSSRDVLAVVER is encoded by the coding sequence ATGTCGATCTCCATCAAGCCCCTCGAGGACCGCATCGTCATCCGTCAGGTTGAGGCCGAGCAGACCACCGCCTCCGGCCTGGTCATCCCGGACACCGCCAAGGAAAAGCCGCAGGAAGGCGAAGTTATCGCCGTGGGCCCCGGCCGCGTTGACGACAACGGCAACCGCATCCCCGTCGACGTCAAGGTCGGCGACGTCGTCATCTACTCGCGCTACGGCGGCACCGAGGTCAAGTACGAGGGCCAGGAGTTCCAGATCCTGTCCTCGCGCGACGTCCTGGCGGTCGTGGAGCGCTGA
- a CDS encoding bifunctional lysylphosphatidylglycerol flippase/synthetase MprF, translated as MAEEEAGAPTPRTTALARIGVPVRATLHTLWVLLSSVAHLTARWLSRAPATAVVTVVMAVVSASYLVWRDQFTVLEADPSEGHWWSVFSSVGAIPGHFIATAVVGVIAVIVAGGAAERHLGTRAWVAAALSGQVVGVTATWATLPLLKRAVSEWGQAIGAGTLWGTSLILVALAGAAAQSLSSRWRWRARFLLIGVLVLSAAILGSAISYARVWALLAGMVAARLVGVRGSEDDTGDEVTFGRQLASIAALCWACAAALTVVSAAPEGPLAQMRWSLGPAWWLEGRTGVITTLLCLAPITLQLVFAYGLRRGRRLAYVGTLILQGILGISTVTSTTVELLAWNGPDDPLRPEVSTAAALLLMPVLLNVTLCAITWWLRRSFTIHAAPSTTSTLLRRWLIVMVVCAAVVFVLGLLTSDSFIPFSALASGEDLSDAPNATPLQVFHDYVLALLPTATASIFEPTLVPMTLLAEAPVLWMPLVAWVGTLVLVLRALLALPRVPASSPVDDLIPLLREHGANTLGWMQTWEGNQVWVSPFDEAGVAYRGAGGVALTVTDLAYEEGTASRAIAEFSSFTASAGLTPALYSIHEDLAQAARRDGWTIMQVAEESLLDLPGLAFKGKAYQDVRTAMNHATREGVEAVWTTWEECPLGWKDQITVISRDWSSDKALPEMGFTLGGVRELAVPETRILVAVDAQSTIHAVTSWLPVYRGGQVVGLTLDVMRRRTQGWRPAIEFLIGKAALSAQEEGLEFLSLSGAPLTRSADDTSVFGPLIDALAAIMEPLYGFTSLHAFKRKFKPRTQPLYLAVPDPASLATVGLAISHAYVPSVSPTQTLTLLASVSAGLAKLAAKGVGDLRSAHATRRTDAPAPDAPSPRGNASRAERGGATASSTTRGQE; from the coding sequence ATGGCTGAGGAAGAAGCGGGAGCGCCCACACCCCGCACGACCGCTCTAGCGAGGATCGGAGTACCCGTACGGGCGACGCTGCACACCCTGTGGGTCCTCCTCTCCTCCGTGGCACACCTGACTGCCCGCTGGCTCTCCCGAGCCCCCGCGACGGCGGTCGTCACGGTCGTTATGGCCGTCGTCTCGGCCAGCTACCTGGTGTGGCGCGACCAGTTCACCGTCCTCGAAGCCGACCCGTCGGAGGGCCACTGGTGGTCGGTCTTCTCCTCCGTCGGGGCGATCCCCGGGCACTTTATCGCGACCGCTGTCGTCGGCGTCATTGCGGTTATTGTCGCGGGCGGCGCGGCCGAACGTCACCTGGGCACCCGGGCGTGGGTGGCCGCAGCCCTGTCCGGCCAGGTCGTCGGAGTCACCGCAACGTGGGCGACGCTGCCCCTTCTCAAGCGCGCCGTCAGCGAATGGGGCCAGGCGATCGGCGCGGGCACCCTGTGGGGGACAAGCCTCATCCTCGTTGCACTCGCGGGCGCGGCAGCCCAATCCCTGAGCTCCCGCTGGCGTTGGAGGGCCCGCTTCCTCCTCATCGGAGTCCTTGTGTTGTCGGCAGCCATCCTCGGATCGGCGATCTCCTACGCGCGCGTGTGGGCGCTCCTGGCCGGCATGGTCGCCGCGCGCCTGGTCGGCGTGCGCGGCTCCGAGGACGACACCGGCGACGAGGTGACCTTCGGGCGCCAACTCGCCTCGATCGCCGCCCTGTGCTGGGCGTGCGCGGCGGCTCTCACCGTCGTCTCGGCCGCGCCCGAAGGCCCGCTCGCGCAGATGCGCTGGTCACTGGGGCCGGCCTGGTGGCTCGAGGGCCGCACGGGGGTCATCACGACCCTCCTGTGCCTGGCACCCATCACACTCCAGCTCGTCTTCGCCTACGGCCTGCGTAGGGGGCGCCGCCTCGCCTACGTCGGCACGCTCATCCTGCAGGGTATACTCGGCATCTCGACGGTGACGTCAACCACCGTCGAGCTTCTCGCGTGGAACGGCCCGGACGATCCCCTGCGCCCCGAGGTGAGCACGGCCGCCGCCCTGCTGCTCATGCCCGTCCTCCTCAACGTGACGTTGTGCGCCATTACCTGGTGGCTGCGCCGCTCCTTCACGATCCACGCCGCGCCCTCGACAACGTCGACCCTGCTGCGTCGCTGGCTCATTGTCATGGTCGTGTGCGCGGCCGTGGTATTCGTGCTCGGGCTGCTCACGAGCGACTCGTTTATTCCCTTCTCCGCGCTGGCCTCGGGCGAGGATTTGTCGGACGCTCCCAACGCGACGCCACTGCAGGTATTCCACGACTACGTCCTCGCTCTCCTGCCCACTGCGACCGCCTCGATTTTCGAACCCACGCTCGTTCCCATGACTCTCCTGGCCGAGGCGCCCGTCCTGTGGATGCCGCTCGTCGCGTGGGTCGGCACGCTGGTCCTGGTGTTGCGCGCGCTCCTGGCTCTGCCTCGCGTGCCCGCCTCCTCCCCGGTCGACGACCTCATCCCCCTCCTACGCGAGCACGGGGCCAACACCCTCGGGTGGATGCAGACCTGGGAAGGCAATCAGGTGTGGGTCTCTCCCTTCGACGAGGCCGGGGTCGCCTACCGCGGGGCCGGCGGCGTCGCGCTGACCGTCACGGACCTCGCCTACGAGGAGGGAACGGCCTCGCGGGCCATCGCCGAGTTCTCCTCCTTCACCGCCTCCGCGGGCCTGACGCCCGCCCTCTACTCGATCCACGAGGACCTCGCGCAGGCCGCCCGGCGCGACGGCTGGACGATCATGCAGGTCGCCGAGGAATCACTCCTCGACCTGCCCGGCCTCGCGTTCAAAGGCAAGGCCTACCAGGACGTGCGCACCGCCATGAACCACGCGACGCGCGAAGGAGTCGAGGCCGTGTGGACCACCTGGGAGGAATGCCCGCTCGGCTGGAAGGACCAGATCACCGTTATCTCGCGGGACTGGAGCTCCGACAAGGCCCTGCCGGAAATGGGCTTCACGCTCGGCGGCGTTCGCGAGCTCGCGGTCCCAGAGACACGCATTCTCGTCGCAGTCGACGCCCAGTCAACGATTCACGCCGTCACCTCATGGCTGCCTGTCTACCGGGGCGGACAGGTCGTCGGCCTCACCCTGGACGTCATGCGCAGGCGCACCCAGGGGTGGCGCCCCGCCATCGAGTTCCTCATCGGCAAGGCGGCCCTGTCCGCCCAGGAGGAAGGCCTCGAATTCCTGTCCCTGTCGGGCGCGCCCCTCACCCGCTCCGCCGACGACACCTCCGTGTTCGGCCCACTCATCGACGCGCTGGCGGCCATCATGGAGCCCCTCTACGGTTTCACGTCGCTGCACGCCTTCAAACGCAAGTTCAAGCCGCGCACGCAGCCCCTCTACCTGGCCGTGCCTGACCCCGCCTCCCTGGCAACCGTGGGCCTGGCTATTTCGCACGCCTACGTCCCCTCCGTGTCCCCCACGCAAACCCTCACGCTGCTCGCCTCCGTCAGCGCTGGCCTCGCCAAACTCGCGGCAAAAGGCGTGGGTGACCTGCGCTCGGCGCACGCCACGCGCCGCACCGACGCCCCCGCCCCGGATGCGCCCAGCCCCCGGGGAAACGCCTCACGCGCTGAGCGCGGCGGCGCCACGGCCTCGTCAACGACACGCGGACAGGAGTGA
- a CDS encoding glutamate--cysteine ligase, with product MTLPFGSSQRSTIGVEWELQLVDRDSHDLRQSADAIIDRATIDGQLYPGVHREMLLNTIEVVSKPRSTVAECIADLTGCVDFLRPLASDLRIDLATAGTHPFARPGRQRVTDSERYAQLVERTAYWGHQMLLYGVHVHVGVEDRAKILPIQAALTAHLGHLQAISASSPFWAGEDTGYASNRAMVFQQLPTAGIPRQFGTWEDLEAYTDDMIRTGVIEGFDEVRWDIRPSPTFGTIENRVYDAATNATEVGTFAALTHVLVEHFSRLYDAGEPLPVLPDWFVAENKWRSARYGMDATLIVSRDGTTESARDGIARLREELAPVAADLGCAREFAGLDTILTIGASYERQRSVAAAARPGQGLDAVVDLMRAEMNAGRPLALAEFATLSV from the coding sequence ATGACCTTGCCCTTCGGTTCCTCCCAGCGCTCCACGATCGGTGTCGAGTGGGAGCTCCAGCTCGTCGACCGCGACTCGCACGACCTTCGTCAGAGCGCCGACGCGATCATCGACCGCGCGACGATCGACGGACAGCTGTATCCGGGCGTCCACCGCGAGATGCTCCTCAACACGATCGAGGTTGTCTCCAAGCCGCGCTCGACGGTCGCTGAGTGCATCGCCGACCTCACCGGCTGCGTTGACTTCCTGCGCCCCCTGGCCTCGGACCTGCGCATCGACCTGGCCACCGCGGGCACCCACCCCTTTGCGCGCCCCGGACGCCAGCGGGTGACCGACTCCGAGCGCTACGCCCAGCTCGTGGAGCGCACCGCCTACTGGGGTCACCAGATGCTCCTGTACGGAGTCCACGTGCACGTCGGCGTCGAGGATCGCGCGAAGATCCTGCCGATTCAAGCGGCGTTGACCGCGCACCTGGGCCACCTGCAGGCGATTTCCGCGTCCTCCCCGTTCTGGGCTGGCGAGGACACGGGCTACGCCTCGAACCGGGCGATGGTCTTCCAGCAGCTGCCCACCGCCGGCATCCCCCGCCAGTTCGGCACGTGGGAGGACCTGGAAGCCTACACGGACGACATGATCCGCACGGGCGTCATCGAAGGATTCGACGAGGTCCGCTGGGACATCCGCCCCTCGCCCACCTTCGGCACGATCGAAAATCGCGTGTACGACGCGGCAACGAATGCGACCGAGGTCGGCACCTTCGCTGCGCTCACCCACGTCCTCGTTGAGCATTTCTCGCGCTTGTACGACGCCGGCGAGCCCCTTCCCGTCCTGCCGGACTGGTTCGTCGCTGAGAACAAGTGGCGCTCGGCCCGCTACGGCATGGACGCAACGCTGATCGTGTCGCGCGACGGGACCACCGAGAGCGCCCGGGACGGCATCGCGCGTCTGCGCGAGGAGCTCGCCCCCGTCGCCGCCGACCTGGGCTGCGCGCGCGAGTTCGCCGGACTCGACACGATCCTCACGATCGGCGCCTCCTACGAGCGCCAGCGTTCCGTCGCGGCGGCTGCACGCCCCGGCCAGGGCCTTGACGCCGTCGTCGATCTCATGCGCGCCGAGATGAACGCCGGGCGTCCCCTCGCCCTCGCGGAGTTCGCGACCCTGAGTGTGTGA
- a CDS encoding WhiB family transcriptional regulator: MTDVSRLPGPMIDAWEWQYEAACRDLDTELFFHPEGERGSTRRRRAANAKAICATCPVIEQCRSYALAAQEPYGIWGGMTEEERREEIRSSGRGRRVS, encoded by the coding sequence ATGACTGACGTCTCCCGTCTGCCCGGCCCCATGATCGACGCGTGGGAATGGCAGTACGAAGCGGCGTGCCGAGACCTGGACACCGAGCTGTTCTTCCACCCCGAGGGCGAGCGCGGCTCCACGCGCCGGCGCCGCGCGGCAAACGCCAAGGCGATCTGCGCGACCTGCCCGGTGATCGAGCAGTGCCGGTCCTACGCTCTGGCCGCCCAGGAGCCCTACGGCATCTGGGGTGGAATGACCGAGGAAGAACGACGCGAAGAGATCCGCTCCTCCGGACGCGGACGGCGCGTCTCCTGA
- a CDS encoding esterase family protein, with protein MSFLASISLISGRTLAAVAVLAVLSLVAGAALLPRYAPSRFPRPKRHWFARAVLILVPTLLVASVGGLIANRSLGIVKTSGDLGKLIQSSVVGSEAQSGGEVTIGNQSIDPSALGASFTRTDDGMLVATWTGPISGITLPVYVIAPRDYSPTDGKTYAVIELLHGYPGEADGTTQGAQVQQALDDAVDAGIIPPTIVVAPSLSVDEEAHDCADIEGRPPVYTWAAREVPAMIRHNFPNTSGNRDAWMIGGFSAGAYCAVWTALRTPETYGAAASLSGYDTQIEGQMTNQGDQYLADNTLSTMLANRTPDGMRIYAMAAGDDVVGGAYTALKMAAAVRPPDTVTTDVPPTGGHAGPLWREHIPTMLAWWGSSDRVANAVGAAPTAQKAQASEAYASIVPVTTVTHTESSTGPNGRVTLALLALLSVILVLIAWRYAATWRVVADARDEATDSTSRFCRPASERVFAAIPRPWGALAAYGARLVALTLAAFACASLIGVCGNMAGGFYTTWSSVGQTIVDSLH; from the coding sequence ATGTCCTTCCTTGCTTCCATTTCTCTGATCTCCGGGCGCACCCTCGCGGCCGTCGCCGTCCTCGCCGTCCTCTCCCTCGTCGCGGGGGCCGCCCTGCTTCCCCGCTACGCGCCCTCGCGCTTCCCCCGCCCCAAGCGGCATTGGTTCGCACGCGCGGTCCTTATCCTCGTGCCGACCCTCCTCGTCGCCTCCGTGGGCGGACTCATCGCGAACCGTTCCCTCGGCATCGTTAAAACCAGCGGTGACCTCGGAAAACTTATCCAGTCCTCGGTCGTGGGCTCCGAGGCCCAGTCAGGCGGCGAAGTCACGATCGGCAATCAGAGCATTGATCCCTCCGCCCTCGGCGCGTCCTTCACGCGCACCGACGACGGCATGCTCGTCGCCACGTGGACCGGACCCATCAGCGGGATCACCCTACCCGTTTACGTGATCGCACCGCGCGACTACTCCCCCACGGACGGCAAGACCTACGCCGTCATCGAGCTCCTCCACGGGTACCCCGGCGAGGCCGACGGAACCACGCAGGGCGCGCAGGTCCAGCAAGCCCTCGACGACGCCGTTGACGCCGGCATCATCCCGCCCACCATCGTCGTCGCCCCCTCCCTGAGCGTCGACGAGGAGGCCCACGATTGCGCGGATATCGAAGGACGCCCGCCCGTGTACACGTGGGCGGCCCGCGAAGTCCCCGCGATGATCCGCCACAACTTCCCCAACACGAGCGGTAACCGCGACGCCTGGATGATCGGCGGATTCTCCGCGGGCGCCTACTGCGCGGTCTGGACGGCGCTGCGCACGCCCGAGACCTACGGCGCTGCCGCCTCCCTGTCCGGCTACGACACCCAAATCGAAGGCCAGATGACGAACCAGGGTGACCAGTACCTGGCCGACAACACTCTGTCCACCATGCTCGCCAACCGCACGCCCGACGGGATGCGCATCTACGCGATGGCCGCCGGTGATGACGTCGTCGGCGGGGCCTACACTGCGCTCAAGATGGCGGCGGCGGTGCGTCCGCCCGACACGGTCACGACGGACGTCCCGCCCACCGGCGGACACGCGGGCCCCCTGTGGCGCGAACACATCCCGACGATGCTCGCGTGGTGGGGATCCTCCGACCGCGTCGCGAACGCGGTGGGCGCCGCCCCGACCGCTCAGAAGGCCCAGGCCTCCGAGGCATACGCGTCCATCGTTCCCGTGACAACCGTGACCCACACGGAATCGTCCACGGGTCCCAACGGCCGCGTCACCCTCGCGCTCCTCGCGCTCCTGTCTGTCATCCTCGTGCTGATCGCTTGGCGCTACGCAGCCACCTGGCGGGTGGTTGCGGACGCCCGCGACGAGGCCACCGACAGCACATCCCGGTTCTGCCGCCCCGCTTCGGAGCGGGTCTTTGCCGCGATCCCGCGTCCCTGGGGTGCCCTGGCTGCCTACGGCGCCCGACTGGTCGCACTCACGCTGGCCGCCTTCGCCTGCGCCTCACTCATCGGGGTGTGCGGCAACATGGCCGGCGGTTTCTACACGACGTGGTCCTCGGTGGGCCAGACAATCGTGGACAGCCTGCACTGA
- a CDS encoding class I SAM-dependent methyltransferase produces the protein MSALTPILSSPGWELLASLQARQETNPIPLRELGGALRASGVEAGLAAAVLTQLALREAARTKFGPVASHMVFTRDGLEQATRLVVAVRHAQRFRSAGATRVADLGCGIGSDALAIAGLGLDVLAVDIDPDAAGAAAVNLRDFEGSQVRLGDVMDLDIAELAAEGVDAIFADPARRTGASRGSARITNPEAWSPPLSAVLRLARTIDRVGVKVAPGIAYDVIPADWHAQWVSVGGNLVEASLWSPALAPEGRGRSCLLLDEAGAAHSLASPCGEAADAPAERVEVAPLGAIIAEADPAVIRSGLLARLAQRVGAGIVSEKIAYLTGDDLPDSPFYDRFEVLEVTNLRPKAIAAALRSRDAGAVEIKKRGADINPEELRQSLKLRGGTKELTVIATRLEGRHRAVICRRLPANL, from the coding sequence GTGAGCGCTCTGACCCCGATCCTGTCCTCCCCCGGCTGGGAGCTCCTGGCTTCCCTGCAGGCCCGCCAGGAGACGAATCCGATCCCGCTGCGCGAGCTGGGGGGCGCCCTGCGGGCCTCCGGCGTCGAGGCAGGGCTGGCGGCCGCCGTGTTGACCCAGCTCGCGTTGCGCGAGGCGGCGCGCACGAAGTTCGGCCCGGTCGCCTCCCACATGGTGTTCACGCGCGACGGGCTGGAGCAAGCCACGCGGCTGGTGGTAGCGGTGCGTCACGCGCAGCGTTTCCGCAGCGCCGGCGCGACGCGGGTAGCGGACCTTGGCTGCGGCATCGGCTCGGATGCGCTGGCGATCGCCGGGCTGGGCTTGGACGTGCTGGCGGTTGACATCGATCCGGATGCGGCGGGTGCTGCGGCCGTGAACCTGCGCGATTTCGAGGGGTCGCAGGTGCGCCTCGGCGACGTCATGGATCTGGACATCGCCGAGCTTGCGGCCGAGGGCGTGGACGCCATCTTCGCCGATCCGGCACGGCGCACGGGGGCCTCGCGAGGCTCCGCGCGCATCACGAACCCGGAAGCCTGGTCCCCTCCCCTGTCCGCGGTTCTTCGCCTCGCGCGCACGATCGATCGGGTGGGGGTCAAGGTGGCGCCGGGCATCGCGTATGACGTCATTCCCGCGGATTGGCACGCTCAGTGGGTGAGCGTGGGCGGCAACCTCGTCGAGGCTTCCCTGTGGTCCCCCGCTCTCGCGCCCGAGGGCCGGGGTCGTTCGTGTCTTCTCCTGGACGAGGCCGGGGCCGCTCACAGCCTCGCCTCTCCTTGCGGGGAGGCCGCCGACGCTCCCGCCGAGCGCGTGGAGGTCGCCCCGCTGGGGGCCATCATCGCGGAAGCCGATCCAGCGGTCATTCGATCGGGCCTGCTGGCGCGCCTGGCGCAGCGGGTCGGGGCGGGCATCGTGTCCGAGAAGATCGCCTATCTGACAGGTGACGATTTGCCAGACAGCCCCTTCTATGATCGCTTCGAGGTCCTGGAGGTGACAAACCTTCGACCCAAGGCGATCGCCGCCGCTCTCAGATCGCGAGACGCGGGCGCCGTCGAAATCAAGAAACGCGGCGCGGATATCAACCCGGAGGAGCTGCGTCAATCCCTCAAGCTTCGTGGCGGAACCAAGGAACTGACAGTCATTGCGACGCGCCTGGAGGGGCGCCACCGGGCTGTCATCTGTCGGCGGTTGCCCGCAAACCTGTAA
- a CDS encoding thioredoxin domain-containing protein yields the protein MTTKDSTASSADKETKTPAEGSPSSIYKTLFFVTAPITAILAGACVWMGVQLTSTSPASQATPAATPTTAAQMPSAEQSAEPSQTNPNNLSIMNSFMRHDAGDQQAKGDINAPVTMVVFSDFACPYCTKFAQQVDPELEDLVADGTLRIEWYDLAQITESSPLAAQAGIAAAEQGKFWEFHDAVYAAADPSGHPQYSEQALVDFAATAGVPDLDKFRATMLDAHTVAKVTSAKEQAHQAGITGTPTLFINKAYIPGFRDASYVRNTVLAQAAEAAS from the coding sequence ATGACCACCAAGGATTCCACGGCCTCGTCCGCGGACAAGGAGACGAAGACGCCCGCCGAGGGCTCCCCTTCCTCCATCTACAAGACGCTCTTCTTCGTGACCGCGCCGATCACCGCGATCCTCGCGGGCGCGTGCGTGTGGATGGGCGTTCAGCTCACCTCCACTTCTCCGGCGTCCCAGGCGACCCCGGCGGCCACGCCGACCACAGCCGCACAGATGCCCTCGGCGGAGCAGAGCGCCGAACCCAGCCAGACCAATCCGAACAACCTGTCGATCATGAACTCGTTCATGCGCCACGACGCTGGCGATCAGCAGGCCAAGGGCGACATCAATGCGCCCGTCACGATGGTCGTCTTCTCCGACTTCGCGTGCCCCTACTGCACGAAGTTCGCCCAGCAGGTCGACCCCGAGCTTGAGGATCTGGTCGCGGACGGAACCCTGCGCATCGAGTGGTATGACCTCGCGCAGATCACCGAGTCCTCTCCCCTGGCCGCCCAGGCAGGCATCGCAGCGGCCGAACAGGGCAAGTTCTGGGAGTTCCACGACGCCGTCTACGCGGCGGCCGACCCGAGCGGACACCCCCAGTATTCCGAGCAGGCCCTCGTCGACTTCGCCGCCACGGCAGGCGTGCCCGACCTGGACAAGTTCCGCGCGACCATGCTCGACGCACACACCGTCGCCAAGGTAACCTCCGCCAAGGAGCAGGCGCACCAGGCCGGCATCACCGGCACGCCCACGCTCTTTATCAACAAGGCCTACATCCCCGGCTTCCGCGACGCCTCCTACGTGCGTAACACCGTGCTGGCGCAGGCGGCTGAAGCCGCCTCCTGA